A genomic segment from Aegilops tauschii subsp. strangulata cultivar AL8/78 chromosome 1, Aet v6.0, whole genome shotgun sequence encodes:
- the LOC109739851 gene encoding zinc finger CCCH domain-containing protein 27, with translation MHKGSIAQALDADKIEVPSPKEESNSTDSEAATDTENFEISDDDDDDRNHKHRRREAMPQPFGESIEEQAAGRPFKRRPRISGNGQPFGGADSRGEAQNNFIPKFKRRPGPGAHSRGGRVNQSFHSASAAARPPMTRGRGRNGAPWTHHDPRFNTLDMIDFASQMASQGPPTHPNLFMGPPLPSGGGAQNGPWGPYGFMPGMPNGMMDPIHPLGMQGPIQPPLIDLGMPRQRCRDFEERGFCLRGDMCPMEHGVNRIVVEDMQSLSQFNLPVSVPNAPGLGIQSEAGTAHVNLTNLGGSKGVPAKDMKSGVADNPSKLNGSTVSAVADADVYDPDQPLWNNERPEASIAGFAHTNDGIWNAETSSYEAGWEHANQGFAADDSQNPKSSVWGRIASKRKSGPGKTANTTSTSATGNQRSDYNDDMGPSTVQVKPASTKDTNGRPSSRMSADVGRQSNSRTSHKASRTLYVNGIPPESNRWEALLSHFEKFGQVIDIYVPANSEKAFIQFSKREEAEAALKAPDAVMGNRFIRLWWANRDRITDEGDGRISAKPPLTNSALPQPSSSNRGKDLQSTTPRASSGSSASGPGIGPKKLPANSITSIPPAPKRQENLEMLEAIRKKQDMLAQQRDELLQRLEKYAKQTSSANSVKQAEAGGKTVGSNAVGKVGDVSSMNTGTEGPQEVAGTLENKISGELASSSPKYAPTSTQKPAVAARQLSPLLAPPQNRFKLDNRTTSFRILPPLPPEIANETVLKDHFAAFGELSSVVLEDTEAHNHDTTLKPSLSCSACVTYATRQSAEKAFISGKSCKGHMLRFMWLTASPGSNNQSRPQKSLIPVRPSGISGQTGNMTSESQSPVGKISSAAASGTAAIPHSESVPSAESSKTFPVGISKELPSVSSLSSNVECPPGNDSTMNAVFTDPGLPQ, from the exons ATGCACAAAGGGTCTATAGCTCAAGCATTGGATGCTGACAAAATAGAAGTTCCTTCACCAAAGGAAGAAAGTAATTCCACCGATTCGGAAGCTGCTACAGATACTGAAAACTTTGAAATTagtgatgacgacgatgatgatcgTAATCACAAGCACCGAAGAAGAGAGGCTATGCCTCAACCTTTTGGTGAGAGTATCGAAGAGCAAGCTGCAGGGAGGCCTTTTAAAAGAAGGCCCAGGATTTCTGGTAATGGGCAGCCTTTTGGTGGAGCTGATTCACGTGGGGAAGCACAGAACAACTTCATACCAAAATTCAAGAGGCGTCCTGGACCAGGAGCTCACAGTCGGGGAGGTAGAGTGAACCAATCCTTCCATTCAGCTTCTGCTGCTGCTCGCCCTCCTATGACACGGGGAAGAGGACGGAATGGTGCACCCTGGACTCATCATGACCCAAGATTTAACACACTTGACATGATTGATTTTGCATCACAGATGGCCTCACAAGGACCGCCCACGCATCCTAACTTATTTATGGGTCCTCCACTGCCGAGTGGTGGTGGTGCTCAAAACGGTCCGTGGGGTCCGTATGGATTTATGCCTGGAATGCCTAATGGAATGATGGATCCAATTCACCCACTTGGAATGCAGGGCCCTATTCAGCCTCCTTTAATTGATCTTGGCATGCCTCGTCAACGTTGTAGAGACTTTGAGGAGCGTGGATTTTGCTTGAGAGGGGATATGTGCCCCATGGAGCATGGTGTAAATAGAATTGTTGTTGAAGATATGCAG AGCCTATCACAGTTCAATCTTCCAGTCTCAGTTCCAAATGCTCCAGGACTAGGAATCCAAAGTGAGGCAGGAACTGCTCATGTTAACTTAACAAACCTAGGGGGCAGTAAAGGTGTTCCTGCAAAAGATATGAAATCTGGTGTGGCAGATAATCCATCGAAGCTAAATGGGAGCACTGTTTCAGCTGTTGCTGATGCTGATGTATATGATCCTGATCAGCCCCTGTGGAACAATGAACGGCCTGAAGCATCTATTGCTGGTTTTGCACATACTAATGATGGAATATGGAATGCTGAAACCTCAAGCTATGAAGCAGGGTGGGAGCATGCAAACCAGGGTTTTGCAGCTGATGATTCACAAAATCCAAAATCTTCTGTTTGGGGGAGAATAGCATCAAAGAGAAAATCCGGGCCTGGTAAAACAGCTAATACTACTTCGACAAGTGCAACTGGAAACCAAAGAAGTGACTACAATGATGATATGGGTCCTAGCACTGTCCAAGTAAAGCCTGCTTCTACTAAGGATACTAATGGTCGACCCAGTTCAAGAATGTCTGCAGATGTGGGCCGGCAAAGTAATAGCAGGACCTCTCATAAAGCATCTCGCACACTTTATGTAAATGGCATTCCACCAGAAAGCAACAGATGGGAGGCCCTTCTGTCGCACTTCGAAAAATTCGGTCAAGTAATAGATATATATGTTCCAGCTAACAGTGAGAAAGCTTTTATCCAGTTCTCTAAAAGGGAAGAAGCTGAAGCTGCTCTAAAAGCTCCAGACGCTGTGATGGGAAACCGTTTTATAAGGCTGTGGTGGGCTAACAGAGACAGGATTACTGACGAGGGAGATGGTAGAATCTCTGCGAAACCTCCGCTGACAAATTCTGCCCTTCCCCAACCATCTTCATCCAACAGAGGCAAGGATCTTCAATCTACAACTCCAAGGGCCAGTTCTGGATCTTCTGCATCAGGCCCTGGTATAGGTCCTAAAAAGTTGCCTGCAAACAGTATAACATCAATACCTCCTGCTCCCAAAAGGCAAGAAAATCTGGAAATGCTGGAAGCAATTCGTAAAAAACAAGATATGTTAGCTCAGCAGCGTGATGAGTTACTTCAGCGGTTAGAGAAATATGCGAAACAA ACAAGTTCAGCAAATTCAGTAAAACAGGCAGAGGCTGGTGGAAAAACAGTTGGGTCAAATGCTGTGGGGAAAGTGGGCGATGTCAGTTCCATGAACACTGGGACAGAAGGGCCGCAAGAGGTCGCTGGTACACTGGAAAATAAAATTTCTGGGGAGTTGGCTTCATCTTCCCCAAAATATGCTCCAACATCCACACAGAAACCAGCTGTAGCTGCGAGGCAGCTATCTCCTCTGTTAGCACCACCGCAGAATAGGTTTAAGCTTGACAACCGGACCACATCGTTTAGGATCCTTCCTCCTTTGCCACCTGAAATCGCAAAT GAAACTGTCTTGAAAGATCATTTTGCAGCATTCGGTGAGCTTTCATCTGTTGTACTGGAAGACACCGAAGCCCACAACCATGATACAACCTTAAAGCCTTCCCTGAGTTGCTCGGCTTGTGTGACGTACGCAACGAGGCAATCTGCTGAGAAAGCATTTATTAGTGGCAAATCTTGTAAAGGGCACATGCTACGGTTTATGTGGTTGACGGCCTCTCCTGGCTCTAATAACCAATCGAGGCCTCAGAAAAGTTTAATTCCCGTCAGGCCCAGTGGCATCTCAGGCCAAACTGGCAACATGACATCTGAGTCCCAAAGCCCCGTTGGGAAAATTTCATCTGCTGCCGCATCTGGTACAGCAGCCATTCCTCATAGTGAATCCGTTCCAAGTGCAGAAAGTTCAAAGACATTTCCTGTTGGGATTTCCAAAGAATTACCTTCCGTTTCCTCTCTATCATCAAATGTTGAGTGTCCTCCTGGAAATGATTCCACAATGAATGCCGTCTTTACAGACCCGGGTCTTCCACAGTGA